One region of Oryza sativa Japonica Group chromosome 10, ASM3414082v1 genomic DNA includes:
- the LOC107276666 gene encoding UDP-glycosyltransferase 83A1-like, whose protein sequence is MPVMHPAHLAWNCIGNDEGQELLFSCVLAGIRAIDECDYILCNSFRGAEAATFARFPKIIPVGPLLTGERPGKPVGHFWLPEDGACMSWLDAQPVRSVVYVAFGSFTVFDRRQFQELALGLELTGRPFLWVVRPDIVHGDVHEYPDGFLDRVVASGINGGGRGKLVAWAPQQRVLAHPAVACFVSHCGWNSTMEGVRNGVPFVAWPYFADQFVNRAYICDIWRIGLPAVADEK, encoded by the coding sequence ATGCCGGTGATGCACCCGGCTCACCTGGCGTGGAACTGCATCGGCAACGACGAGGGGCAGGAGCTGCTGTTCAGTTGCGTCCTCGCTGGCATCCGTGCCATCGACGAGTGCGACTACATCCTCTGCAACTCCTtccgcggcgcggaggcggcgacgttcGCGCGGTTCCCCAAGATCATCCCCGTCGGCCCGCTCCTCACCGGCGAGCGCCCAGGCAAGCCCGTCGGCCACTTCTGGCTCCCCGAGGACGGCGCGTGCATGTCGTGGCTGGACGCGCAGCCGGTGCGGTCCGTCGTGTACGTCGCCTTTGGCAGCTTCACCGTGTTCGACCGGCGCCAGTTCCAGGAGCTCGCACTGGGTCTCGAGCTCACCGGCCGGCCTTTCCTGTGGGTGGTGCGCCCAGACATCGTCCATGGCGACGTGCACGAATACCCCGACGGCTTCCTGGACCGCGTCGTCGCGTCCGGCATTAACGGCGGTGGCCGTGGCAAGCTCGTGGCGTGGGCACCGCAGCAGCGGGTGCTGGCGCACCCGGCGGTGGCGTGCTTCGTGTcgcactgcgggtggaactcgacCATGGAGGGCGTCCGGAACGGCGTGCCGTTCGTGGCGTGGCCGTACTTCGCCGACCAGTTCGTCAACCGGGCGTACATCTGCGACATCTGGCGGATCGGGCTCCCAGCCGTCGCTGACGAGAAGTAG